Genomic segment of Synergistaceae bacterium:
TATCTGCAACCCCTCGAATCCTTGCGGAAAAGTTTTCACCGAGCATGAATTAATCGCAATAGGCGAGCTTGCTGTAAAATATGACGCTTTTATCATAACTGACGAAGTTTACGAGCATATAGTATTTGATCCTTATAAACACGTTTACGCGTCAGGACTTCCGGGATTATTTGATCATGTCATTACTTGCAATTCACTCTCGAAAACTTATTCAATTACCGGCTGGAGACTCGGATATTTAATCGGCCCTGCTGATGTTGTCGACGGTGCGCGCAAAGTTCATGATTTCCTAACAGTAGGAGCAGCTGCCCCCCTCATGGAAGCCGCCGTTAATGCGTTCAAGCTCCCGCCCGAATATTATGACGAACTCAAAGCAAAATATACAGAAAAACGTAATAGATTTTTGCTCGGACTCGATGAAGCAGGACTCAAGCATAATGTGCCGCAAGGGTCTTATTTCGTCATGGTCGATATTAGCAATTTCTTAGAGCTCCCCCAGTTTGAAGGCTGGACAGATTTAGCGTTCTGTGAGTGGGTAATAAAGAATATCGGAGTAGCAGCAGTCCCGGGGTCGAGTTTCTTCCGTGAGCCTATAAATAATTTGATTCGATTCCATTTTGCGCGCTCAAGTGAAGTGTTAGACGAGGCCATCAGAAGACTTCAGAAAATGAGCGAGTTATTAAAATAGTTCATGAGCGTTTTAATTGCCATGAGCGGAGGTGTTGACAGCAGCGTCTCCGCTTATTTAATGCGTGAGAAGTATAAAATATGCGTGGGAGCTACAATGATTTTGCACGGAAATTCACCCGATGATGCGCAAAAAATTTGTGAATCTCTTAATATTCCGCACGAAATAATTAACTGCTCGAAAGAATTTGACTCGCTCGTGATTCAAAATTTCGTGAAGGTCTACGAGTCAGGCGGCACCCCGAATCCCTGCATAACATGTAATAAATTCTTGAAGTTCGGATTATTATTCGATCACGCAAAAAATTTGAACCTCGACAGAATTTCTACCGGCCATTATGCAAGAATCGAGCGCGATACTTCAGGACGTTATTTATTGTGCAAGGCCAAAGATTCAGCACGGGATCAAAGCTACGTTCTTTACATGCTGACTCAGGAAAAACTCGCAAAAATTGATTTCCCGTTAGGAGACATGACAAAACCTGAAGTCAGAGAGCTTGCAGAGTCTTTAAATTTCATCAATGCGCGAAAAAATGACTCTCAAGATATTTGCTTTGTACCTGATAATAATTATGCGGGCTTTATCGAGTCTTACACGGGGAAAATTTATGAACCCGGAAATTTCATAAATGAGTCAGGCCAAATAATAGGCACTCACAAGGGAATCATAAATTATACAGCCGGACAAAGACGGGGGCTCGGTGTTGCTGCAAAATCACGGCTTTATGTCGCAGAAATTAATACGAGCTCGAACACTATAACGCTTGCTGAAGACGGCGCGAAAATCCTACAGGCCCGCGGAGTAATTGCCGATAACGCGAATTTAATAGCTCTTGACACAATAAATAATCTTCATGCACGAGTCAAATTGCGTTACAGACAAAAAGAGATTCCGGCAATAATCAATCAAATTAATTCTGACACGCTGATAATAGAATTTGCAGAACCTCAGAAAGTCCCGGCAATCGGCCAGGCAGCTGTAATTTATGACGGAGATACAGTGATCGGCGGCGGGACAATATCGCGAGTGATTCATTGATGAAAAACTCAGGATTTATATTGCAATTATTACACGGCAAATTATTAATTAATGCTATAATTACCGCGAAAACCTGAAATTTTTTATTCAGAAAGGGGAAAATTTTTTATATGTCAACAATCGGATATTATGATCCCGAAAATTTTAAGAAAGTCTATCACGCACAACCGCGTACAACAATCGAAACACTTTTTTACGGAAATAACGTTCATCACGTTTTAGACCTGAAAGAGGCCTACAATCTCGCGAAAAATTCACCCGGCACAATCGAATTAACCGGAATGCCCGTCTACAAGCCCACCGAGCAAGAATTACCAATGGACGCAAATGTATTACTCTTCAACGACGGCGCAATTTTCGGACGTACAGCAGCAGCACGCAGAATCGTCGGCTATCCTGATGTAGACGTTGCTAAATACTGCAAAATTATTCGTGAAGCGGTCTATCAAATGCGCTACAAAAAATTATATCAGGCAGACGCTTATGTAGGACTCGACGAAGATTTTATGACAAGCGCACATATTATTTTACCTGAAGGCTACGAGAACAATTTATACAACTGGATGATTAATTTCCAGTACGCAAATGAAGCCTACAAGCCTAGATACGAGAAATCACGCAGAATTTCAGATCATGACGGAGATATTTTCTTTGTAGCAGATCCCGACTGGTCGCACCCTGATTTTCCGCTCGGACTCGCTTTCTTCTCACCTGAAGAGAACTGCGCAATAGTTTTAGGCTTAAGATATTTCGGAGAACTCAAAAAAGGAACTCTCACACTTGCATGGGGAATCGCAGCTAGAAACGGTTACGCGTCATGCCACGGTGGTTTAAAGCGTTATACCCTCAAGGACGGCAGCAACAAAAAATATGTCTTGGCCGCATTTGGTCTGTCAGGGTCAGGAAAATCAACAATCACCCACGCAAAGCACGACGGAAAATATGACGTTATGGTCTTGCACGATGATGCATTTGTCGTAAACGTGAAGGATAAATACGCAATCGCATTAGAGCCGACATATTTTGACAAGGTTGCAGATTATCCGATCGGCTGCCCTGATAATAAATTCCTTCTTACATTACAGAATTGCGGATGTGTGAAAGACGCTGACGGAAAATTAATCGCAGTTACTGAAGACGTGAGAAACGGCAACGGACGCGCAATTAAATCACGTTTATGGTCGCCGAACAGAGTCGACAGAATCGACGAGCCGTTAAATGCTATTTTCTGGCTGATGAGAGATCCGACTCTGCCTCCTGTATTAAAACTTGAGGGACCTTCGCTCGCTTCAGTATTAGGCGCAACACTTGCAACAAAACGCACAAGCGCAGAAAATCTCGCCCCCGGTGTAGACCCAGACGCACTTGTTTGCGAGCCTTATGCTAACCCGTTCAGAACGTACCCGCTTGGAATGGACTACGAGAGATTCAAACAGTTAATTTCTGACGGTGTAGACTGCTACATTTTGAACACGGGCAATTTCATGGGCAAACCGGTCGGCAAAGAAAATACTTTGATGATCATTGAGCGCATTGTTGAGGGTAAAGCAAACTGGGTACCGTTCGGAAAATTGAGCGGCATTAAGACAATGGAAATTCCCGGCTTTGACGCAGATTTAAGCAACGAGGAATATCGCACGCAGTTGAAGAAACGTTTTCAGGATAGACTGAACTTCATTAAATCAAGAGAGACTGAGCGTGGCGGAATTGACAAACTTCCGGCAGATGCTGTAGAAGCAGTAGAAAAATTAATTGCTGAAATAGGCTAATATAAGATTTTAACGGCTGCGTTCTGGAAATTTCCGGGGCGCAGTTTTTTTGCTCATAAAATAAAACCTCCATACAATTTTTAAATCATACGGAGGCAATGCATCATAAAAATTTATTTGCTCGATTCTTTATTCATTTTGCGTGGTCTCTTGCGGCGTTGAGATTTATTATTTTTGCTCTGATTATTTGCAGGTTTGGGCTTGCGTTGGTCTTGAGGCTCTACTGGCTTTGATGGGCGTAAAGTTCCTGCATTGACTTTGACTCGCGGACGTTCGAGTTTTGCGCGTTCGATTCGTGCGATTCGTTCTTGAGCAGCCTTCTTCTTTTCGAGCAATTCTTTATCTTCGCCCCATTCTTCACCCTTCAAGACAGCCTCTTTAAAATCTGGAAACTCGCTAATTAACACAGGAACGAGTCTCCCCGTCGGAAATCTTACATTTACGTGTTCATTGCCTAAATCGAGACTTTCAAGCGTATAGAATCCCTGTTCAGTCTTTATTTTCGCGCCAGGCCCCGGCAATTTCGACCATAATTCCGAGTATAAATCTTTCTCGTACGACATGCAGCACATTAACCGCCCGCACAAACCAGAAATTTTTGTAGGATTTAACGCCGTTCTTTGTTCCTTCACGATTTTAATGCTTATAGGAGAGAACCCCCTCAGCCAATAACCGCAGCAGCACGGCCTACCACAAGAGGCAATACCCCGAACGATTCTAGCTTCGTCGCGAATACCAATTTGACGCATTTCGATTCGTGTCTTAAATTCGTGCGCTAAATCCCGAACATATGCGCGAAAATCGATTCTTTGATCTGCCGTGAAGTAAAAGAATAATTTTTTGCGGTCTAACATGTATTCAACGTCGACGAGCTTTAATTTCAGGTTATGAGACACAAGAATATCACGCGCCCGTAATAGTGCATTCTGTTCATCATGACGGCAGGTGTAATAAATTTCTAGGTCTTCAGGGTCAGCTTCCTTCACAAATTCTACATTCTGCAAAATTGACTCTGTCGAATCCTCAAAAGTTGATGAGTCAGCCTGATATTTTTCTTCCTGTTCGGGTGAAAGTCTGCCGCCGGGTAGTCCCATTTCTATGCCTCTAGGAGTCTTTAATACTACCCATTGTGATTTATTTGCTTCTAAATCCTGTAAAATTTTTTCGTTGTTTATCTTTGCCAACCCCAAATAACGCGGCTTACCAAAGATCGTTAAATATACGTTCACAGTAATTATTTTCTTCCTCTCTAAGTGTCAATATTATAATGTCGGATAATTGCGGAACTGATAAATTTTTCTTGTCAGCTATAATCTTCAAGAACGCTAATTTTTCAGCAATAGACTCATTTTCGCCGAACGCCGCCCAGTTAAGCCAGCTCTCTAAATCGTTTATAATTTCGTCTGCATTTGCTGAAGGACTGCGAGTTTTAGCAAGCCATTCGACCCATTCAGAATCATTTTGCGGGATCGGGAGTGATTTAATTTCGTCGTGAGCTGTCAACGTGTTAAAACGTGATCTGCTTCTCAAAGTCGGCAGAAAGAATCGCGAGTCCTCCATCAAGAATAACAAATAAGCGTGTTCGGGCGGTTCCTCAGCGAGTTTCAATAAGCTATTTCCCGCATTAAGATTTAATTTATCAGCGCACATTATCACGCCAAGACGTTTTTGTGATTCGAGCGGCCTTAATGCAATATCATTTATTAAATCCCGGCATAAATCTATATTCGGGGCTTTGTCGATTTCACCGCAAATTAATAAATCAGGGTGAGAAGGTCTATAGCTGCCTAAAATTTTTTTCGCGAGTGACTCAATTATTTCATTGTGCCACTTGGCCGGTGCTGCGATTGCCCGACAGTGTGTATCAGCCTCATTTAAAATATTCTGCCACGTTACATTAACAGCGAGATCAGACAACCTTTTATCTCCTCCATTAAGGCCAGTGCTTTTGTGCGGTTACCTTCATACATAAAAGCCTCTTCAAGCTCGTCCATAGCTTTTTCTGCGCGTTCGATAGTTACGTACATTTTTCTATCTGTTTTGCGCCACCTCATATCGCGTTTGATTCGCATACCCTTTGCAGCGCGCTTTAATAATTCATGCAGGACGGATCTATATTCAGCGATTAACTTTCCGCCCGGAAAAACTGATAACTTGTCTGAAAGCTCGTATAACTGGTCTAATAAATCTTCAAGTTCGGCGGACTCCATTGCTGACTCAAACGAGAATCCCGACGCTGAAATCGGCGATGCTGGTTCGGCGTGCTGTCCTGTGCTTGAGCTTCCATATTCGACTCTGGGCTGTGATGATGCTGCAGGTTCTCCCCCGCTACGTTTTATTTGAATGGGACTCACGATAACAAAGCCTCCAATTTTGAAATTATCGCGCTGAAAGTTTCTTCTATTGATAAATTATCGCACTTAATCACGATAAAATCACTGCATGACCGATAAAAATCTGCGACTCGTTTCATCAAGTCAAAGCCTTCTGACTCGAATTTGTCATGTAAATTTTTTCGCGCCTGGACTCGTTTAAAAGCTGTTTCCGGGTCAATATCGAGAAAAATTTTTATGTCAGGTTCGGGGAAATTGCAAGCCTTTATAAGCTCTCTTGCGCGAGAAATATTTTGATTATGTCCTCCCGATTGATAGGCAAGAGTCGAGTCATTATAACGCTCGCAAATAACGTTATGGCCTGCTTTGAGTTCCGGCAAAATTAATTTTTCGACGTGTTCGGCTCTGTCAGCGAGAAATAATAAAAGCTCCGACAACGAGTTATAATTATCGCTCGACAAAATAAATTCGCGCAGTTTTTTGCAGGTCTCACAGCCCCCCGGTTCGAATGTCGAAATAGTTTCTCGCCCCGTAAAAGTTTTCAGCCAGTGTGCAATTTTTCCGGCCTGAGTGCTTTTTCCGGTTCCGTCAATGCCTTCTATTGTGATAAATTTTGCGTTCATTGCTTCACTTCACTTTTCTATGTGTATAATGCGCTTCATCATGCCGTCAATAAAGTATTCAGAAGTAAAAATTTTGAGCGTTCCTTCTTTGATTCGGCGTGATTTGGTCTCGCTTAAATATTCCTGTTCTTCCGGCAGAAAATCTGCGTTGTTATGGCCGCTAAGAGCATTTCTCAACGATTCGCCTAGTTTGTCAGTGTTCAGCTCGATAAAGAGTTCATTATTTGCGTCAATAGCTTTTAGTTCGTTCAACATTCTAGCGAGCCCGTTAATAGATTTATAGCCGGATTCTATTGCGATTTGATTCATTGGGTTATTGCTGCCGCCTCTGACTACGACCTCACAGACTCCGGACGCTGACTCAGGGATTCGCAGGACAAATTTTCGCGTAAAAATTTCTTTCCTCCATTCACGCAATTTTACGATTATTATTACTTCATCGCCGGGACTTGCGCTTTTGGGTGCCTGAACGTCCTCGATAAATAAAGCTCTGGGTAAATTGCTTGCGTCTACAGTGATTCTAAATCCGGCCGGCATAATATCGGAGAAGGGCTGAGTCATGAAAGCGTCGATAATTTTCACTGACTGCTCGAAAGCCTTTGCTAAAACATTTTCACCGGAGAAAAATATATCTTTGCGGGTCCAACCGTTTGGGACATTTTTAGAGTCTATTCGCAGATTTACTGACATTGTGCCCTGACCTTTGCGCCCCCATGCCTCTTCAGCGAGTCCGGTATATAATCCGTTAAGTAACGAAGGAGTCAAGAACTCATCAGCTATCACACGAAATTTATATTTGCTTGACTCTCTTGTGTCCAAATTATTAAATACAAGCTCACACGCTATGGAATTTGCGAAATAATTAAATTTTCCTGCAATGCCTGACTCTTTGTCGTGCGTTACTGTGCCGTTAATTGTAAGTGGAGTCGCTAACTTGAACGGGAAAGCAGTGCTGTTTACTGTCTCATGAATGAAAGTTTTTGCTGCCGGATAATTTGCCCCGCCCCGCTTTAAAAATGGGTGTCCAAACGCGATAAATTTTCCGTCCTTAGATGTTGCCGTAATTGTTCCTGCCGCCGATAAATCAACGTCTCCCCATGCAAGCAGAACAGAAAGCGCCTCGCCAGGTTTGAGTCGTGAATTATCTATATTCAATGCGCCGGAAGTTCGCGAGATTCCCTGCGTTAAAGTAAGTCCGAGAGAGTCCGCAAATTTTTCGAGAGATTGAGTCTTTGTCATGCCCGATAAAATCAAATCGCCCGCTAAAAAATTTTTTCCAGGCAATTTTTCATCAAACAATAAGCACATTGACTCAATAGGTGTAACAGCCGCTAGAGTCTGATCCGAATTTTCCCAGCCGCTACGGACTGCACCGGCCAATTTATTATTTATGAAAACTGGAGAGCCGCTCATACCTTTTGCAAGTTTGTAGCCGCCTAAAAATTTTATGAGAATCTCATTATTTACGTGTCTGCCCGGTTTCTGCGGGATAATGCTTACAATTTTTACGGGAATTTTCTGCGGTTCTGTGCCTCGTAAGACTGTTAGCGCGTAACCTTTTTGACCCGGCTTTAATTGAGTGAGGCTTATAATTTTTTGTTCGGGGATAAATTTTTCTGCGCAAGATATTTCACACGAAAAAATAACTATCATCAACGCAATAAAAATTTTACGCATTTGACTTAACCTCTTTTGAATGCTGCTTCAGGTATTCCATTATGAAATTATTTATGTCGCCGTCTAATACTGATTGAATATTGCCGGTCTCGTAATTTGTCCTGTGATCCTTCACGAGCGTATAAGGGTGCAGGACGTATGAGCGAATTTGACTCCCCCAAGCTGCTTCTTTCTTATCGCCGATAACTGAGTCTAATTCCTCTTGACGTTCTTGATTCGCGATTTCAAATAATCTTGAGCGTAAAACGTGCATAGCTACTTGTCTATTCATGTGCTGTGATCGTTCATTCTGGCAGGTTACGACTATACCCGACGGCAAATGCGTTATTCTGACGGCTGAGTCAGTTCTGTTGACGTATTGACCTCCTGCGCCGCTTGCTCTGAATGTGTCAATCTTTAAATCTTCCGGCTTAATTTCAATATCGACATCATCAGGAAATTCAGGCGACACGAGAACAGCCGCAAAACTTGTGTGTCTTCTATGAGCAGAGTCAAACGGTGAAATCCTTACGAGTCTATGCACTCCCTTTTCAGCTTTGAGAAATCCGTACGAGTAAGCACCTTCTATCATGACAGCAGCGCTCTTTATGCCCTCGCCTTCGTCTGTTGCTGCTTCTATAATGTTAGTCTTGAATCCCTCACGCTCACAGTAACGCAGATACATTCTTAACAGCATTCCGGCCCAGTCCTGCGAGTCAAGCCCTCCCGAACCTGCATGAATCATTAATATTGCATTCGACGAGTCATAAGGCTCATTCAGCAGTAATAATAAACTTGTGCGTTCAAGCTCGTTTTTGAGGGCTGAATATCTTTGCGTGAACTCTGACTCAAGCTCGTTGTCTTGAGTGTCCGATAAAATTTCCTCGATAGCGATTAAATCATCATATTCTGAGTTTATGTGAGTCCAGTTATCGAGACGTGAATTTATTTGCGCAAGTTCCTTAAGAGTGTTGCTGCTGTCTTCCTGAGTCCAAAAATTTGGGTCTGAAGTTATCTTTGTGAGTTCCTGCGAGCGTTTTTCAAGTGCGGGAAGGTCAAAGGCTGTCCTGCATTGCAGAAATTAGCGCGTGCAGTTCTTCCAGTTCTGATTTAATATTTTGATTCATGGCGTACACCTTTCATTAATATATGGGAAATAATATCATACTTTGCAAATAAAAAATTGTCCCATCCATAAAGACGGGAGAAAATAAAAAATTTCGATATGTCTTGTAACGTTAATTACCTTAAAGTCTTTCGGAAACGTGCATTTATAATTATGAGCGGGAAAAAAGGCCTAGCAAAAACGCGAGAAAAAACGGGTCGCACACATACAACAAAATTTAATATATAAATATAAATTACAAGGTCATACACTAGTTAAGATGCTATAAGTAGACAAAACATTTGAAGGAGGAAGGGGACAAAAATCTGACTCTCCCAAATAATATTTTTACCGCCCTATTCACCATAGCTAAATCCAATAGAATATTTTTTGCATTGGCTGAAGAAAAAATCACTGATTTACTTCCATATAATTTATTGCAGATACTTCAACAAAAAATTTTACACTTTATAAATGAGTCAGATTTTGTTGAGGCTAAAAAGGTCTGAAAAATTGTCTCGCTAAATTGTGGGAGAAGCCTGAATTTAACGCAATTAAGGCACCTTGAAGCACTCAACGACAGAGCAGCAGAAATTAAATGAAATCACCGGACGACGCACAAATCAATCATTTATATACAAATAATTCATTCTTGAACGCTAATATTTTTCTGTTATTATCGCATAAATCCCGTAATTATCAGACTTTACAACAAATTTTAACATTATAAAAATTTTGCTTGACAGATCTCAAATATGACTTATAATATCTCATGTAATACAAATTTGATTGAAAGGAAGTGAACAAGATGGCAGTTACTATAACAGCCAAACGCTTAGCAGTAAGTCTCAAGCTCAATAACGGAGTAAGCGACAAAGGCACAACAAAAACTTTATCTGTTAGTCTCGGAAGCATGAGCAAGACAGCTTTTGACGCGGACAAAGTAATGAATATCGTAGCAGTATTGAGTCCGTGTTTTAGCAAAGAGCTTTTGAGAGTCGAGAAAACCGCAGTAGACATTCTTGAAGCGGCTTAGGAGCAGTAATAGGTCATTTATGATAGGAGGTGAACAAATAATGGCTACTAGTGTAAAAGTTGTAATGGCGTTTACATGCGATGACGGGAAAAATCATAACTTCAGCTACAAGTATGCAGATCCCGAACTCCGCACAGCAGACGTAAGAACGTTAGTACAAGCAATAATAACAAACGGGAGCGTTTTCGATCCTGTTCCCGTAAGTTTGGAAGGCGCAAAACTTGTTACTACCACTGAGAACGAATTTGATTTATCTTAGTGCAAAAAAATATCTCCCCAGTTCACGAGGCTGGGGAGCTTTTATTATATCACTTATGCAAGTAATTCTTTAGCGATAAACAGTACACTCAAAGCTACCATCAAGAAAGAAATATCCTTAAATTTGCCCGTCAAAATCTTCATTGCAACGTAAAGAACTATAGCAAATTCAATTCCTACTGCGATAGAATAAGCAAACGGCATCATGAAGAAGCCAATCAATGACGGTATTAATTCTGTCCAATCATCGTAATTAATATCACGCAATGACATCATCATATATATT
This window contains:
- a CDS encoding pyridoxal phosphate-dependent aminotransferase gives rise to the protein MPKLSDRVGTFTDSVIRRMTRISNKYGAINLSQGFPDWDPPKEMLDSLAKAAYTGPHQYAITFGAKNFRDAVCEKQSKAIGHEIDPETEIVITCGSTEAMMSAMMTICNPGDKVMVFSPFYENYGADAILSGATPIYIPLVPPTYDFDIKLIEQGFKDGAKAIVICNPSNPCGKVFTEHELIAIGELAVKYDAFIITDEVYEHIVFDPYKHVYASGLPGLFDHVITCNSLSKTYSITGWRLGYLIGPADVVDGARKVHDFLTVGAAAPLMEAAVNAFKLPPEYYDELKAKYTEKRNRFLLGLDEAGLKHNVPQGSYFVMVDISNFLELPQFEGWTDLAFCEWVIKNIGVAAVPGSSFFREPINNLIRFHFARSSEVLDEAIRRLQKMSELLK
- the mnmA gene encoding tRNA 2-thiouridine(34) synthase MnmA, encoding MSVLIAMSGGVDSSVSAYLMREKYKICVGATMILHGNSPDDAQKICESLNIPHEIINCSKEFDSLVIQNFVKVYESGGTPNPCITCNKFLKFGLLFDHAKNLNLDRISTGHYARIERDTSGRYLLCKAKDSARDQSYVLYMLTQEKLAKIDFPLGDMTKPEVRELAESLNFINARKNDSQDICFVPDNNYAGFIESYTGKIYEPGNFINESGQIIGTHKGIINYTAGQRRGLGVAAKSRLYVAEINTSSNTITLAEDGAKILQARGVIADNANLIALDTINNLHARVKLRYRQKEIPAIINQINSDTLIIEFAEPQKVPAIGQAAVIYDGDTVIGGGTISRVIH
- a CDS encoding phosphoenolpyruvate carboxykinase (ATP): MSTIGYYDPENFKKVYHAQPRTTIETLFYGNNVHHVLDLKEAYNLAKNSPGTIELTGMPVYKPTEQELPMDANVLLFNDGAIFGRTAAARRIVGYPDVDVAKYCKIIREAVYQMRYKKLYQADAYVGLDEDFMTSAHIILPEGYENNLYNWMINFQYANEAYKPRYEKSRRISDHDGDIFFVADPDWSHPDFPLGLAFFSPEENCAIVLGLRYFGELKKGTLTLAWGIAARNGYASCHGGLKRYTLKDGSNKKYVLAAFGLSGSGKSTITHAKHDGKYDVMVLHDDAFVVNVKDKYAIALEPTYFDKVADYPIGCPDNKFLLTLQNCGCVKDADGKLIAVTEDVRNGNGRAIKSRLWSPNRVDRIDEPLNAIFWLMRDPTLPPVLKLEGPSLASVLGATLATKRTSAENLAPGVDPDALVCEPYANPFRTYPLGMDYERFKQLISDGVDCYILNTGNFMGKPVGKENTLMIIERIVEGKANWVPFGKLSGIKTMEIPGFDADLSNEEYRTQLKKRFQDRLNFIKSRETERGGIDKLPADAVEAVEKLIAEIG
- a CDS encoding DUF327 family protein, with translation MSPIQIKRSGGEPAASSQPRVEYGSSSTGQHAEPASPISASGFSFESAMESAELEDLLDQLYELSDKLSVFPGGKLIAEYRSVLHELLKRAAKGMRIKRDMRWRKTDRKMYVTIERAEKAMDELEEAFMYEGNRTKALALMEEIKGCLISLLM
- the tmk gene encoding dTMP kinase; the protein is MNAKFITIEGIDGTGKSTQAGKIAHWLKTFTGRETISTFEPGGCETCKKLREFILSSDNYNSLSELLLFLADRAEHVEKLILPELKAGHNVICERYNDSTLAYQSGGHNQNISRARELIKACNFPEPDIKIFLDIDPETAFKRVQARKNLHDKFESEGFDLMKRVADFYRSCSDFIVIKCDNLSIEETFSAIISKLEALLS
- the prfB gene encoding peptide chain release factor 2 translates to MQCRTAFDLPALEKRSQELTKITSDPNFWTQEDSSNTLKELAQINSRLDNWTHINSEYDDLIAIEEILSDTQDNELESEFTQRYSALKNELERTSLLLLLNEPYDSSNAILMIHAGSGGLDSQDWAGMLLRMYLRYCEREGFKTNIIEAATDEGEGIKSAAVMIEGAYSYGFLKAEKGVHRLVRISPFDSAHRRHTSFAAVLVSPEFPDDVDIEIKPEDLKIDTFRASGAGGQYVNRTDSAVRITHLPSGIVVTCQNERSQHMNRQVAMHVLRSRLFEIANQERQEELDSVIGDKKEAAWGSQIRSYVLHPYTLVKDHRTNYETGNIQSVLDGDINNFIMEYLKQHSKEVKSNA
- a CDS encoding DUF2922 family protein — its product is MATSVKVVMAFTCDDGKNHNFSYKYADPELRTADVRTLVQAIITNGSVFDPVPVSLEGAKLVTTTENEFDLS